A genome region from Canis lupus dingo isolate Sandy chromosome 7, ASM325472v2, whole genome shotgun sequence includes the following:
- the LOC112648851 gene encoding Fc receptor-like protein 2 isoform X3 has protein sequence MLLWPLLLLLTAAGVQSDWLSIDMPSYAYEGDEVVVKCSGERNNRIMTLTYYKDGSLLATYHNLSSYTISNARPSDSGSYSCEANRKFFFVHKTEKTRSVWLTVQDRFPPPTLTIRPIEGSSVTVSCDTWLPWNRSDTQLHYSFFRDDHTLISNGSSSEFQIPAIGKGDSGYYWCEVATASHSVSKQGQRSHVLVQSVPVSGVLLDTQPQGGQALAGEPLVLVCSVAEGTGDIAFSWHREDTGEHLGRKQQRSQRAELEIPAVGGSHMGRYYCTADNGHGLARSGALNVTVRAPASRPVLTLRVPGTRAVVGDVMELHCEAHRGSPPILYRFYYDDVFLASRSATSGGGASFKLFLTAEHSGNYSCEADNGLGAQRSEAITLSVTGSKCIQSTCFGTPGWLSG, from the exons ACTGGTTGAGCATTGACATGCCCAGCTACGCCTATGAAGGAGACGAGGTGGTTGTGAAGTGCTCTGGGGAAAGGAATAACAGAATAATGACACTGACGTACTACAAGGATGGATCCCTGTTAGCCACTTACCACAATCTCTCGAGCTATACCATTTCCAACGCAAGACCCAGCGACAGCGGCTCTTATTCCTGTGAGGCCAACAGGAAATTCTTCTTTGTACATAAGACAGAAAAAACAAGATCTGTATGGCTTACTGTCCAGG ACCGGTTTCCACCCCCCACACTCACAATCCGGCCCATTGAGGGGAGCTCAGTGACCGTGTCCTGTGACACCTGGCTTCCCTGGAACAGGTCAGACACCCAGCTTCACTACTCCTTCTTCAGGGATGACCACACCCTGATATCAAACGGGAGCTCATCAGAGTTTCAGATCCCGGCCATAGGGAAGGGGGACTCGGGATactactggtgtgaggtggctaCAGCGTCCCACAGCGTCTCGAAGCAAGGTCAGCGGTCTCACGTGCTCGTGCAGA gtgtcccagtatcCGGAGTGCTCCTGGACACCCAGCCCCAGGGGGGCCAGGCGCTTGCAGGGGAGCCTCTGGTCCTCGTGTGCTCCGTGGCTGAAGGCACAGGGGACATCGCATTCTCCTGGCACAGAGAGGACACGGGGGAGCATCTGGGGAGGAAGCAGCAGCGTTCCCAGAGAGCAGAGCTGGAGATCCCTGCTGTCGGGGGGAGCCACATGGGGCGCTACTACTGCACGGCCGACAACGGCCACGGCCTCGCCCGCAGCGGAGCCCTGAACGTGACAGTCAGAG CCCCAGCATCCCGCCCCGTCCTCACCCTCAGGGTGCCCGGGACTCGGGCCGTGGTGGGGGACGTGATGGAGCTTCACTGCGAGGCCCACAGGGGCTCTCCCCCCATCCTGTACCGGTTTTATTACGACGATGTGTTCCTGGCGAGCCGCTCGGCCACCTCTGGAGGAGGAGCGTCCTTCAAACTCTTCCTGACCGCAGAACATTCCGGAAACTACTCATGTGAGGCTGACAACGGCCTGGGGGCCCAGCGCAGCGAGGCGATAACACTCAGCGTCACAG